A stretch of Anaeromyxobacter dehalogenans 2CP-1 DNA encodes these proteins:
- a CDS encoding GNAT family N-acetyltransferase, with the protein MRVRRLEPADLDACLDLFAAVCAERRWLATEPPVDRREVRRGWEALLGTGEGTLLLAEAGAGAPPAGMAMLVGRTLPQLGMLVAAGSRRQGVGDALVQAAVGWARAAGARELVLHVFPHNTAARALYAKHGFAQTAVLRRAFPRSTGERWDAIRMTKPLEPV; encoded by the coding sequence ATGCGCGTGCGGCGCCTCGAGCCTGCGGACCTGGACGCCTGCCTCGACCTGTTCGCGGCGGTGTGCGCCGAGCGCCGCTGGCTCGCGACCGAGCCGCCGGTGGACCGCCGCGAGGTGCGCCGCGGGTGGGAGGCGCTGCTCGGGACCGGCGAGGGGACGCTGCTCCTGGCCGAGGCGGGGGCGGGCGCGCCGCCGGCCGGGATGGCGATGCTGGTGGGCCGGACCCTGCCGCAGCTCGGCATGCTGGTCGCCGCCGGCTCCCGCCGCCAGGGCGTGGGCGACGCCTTGGTGCAGGCCGCGGTGGGCTGGGCGCGCGCCGCCGGCGCGCGGGAGCTCGTGCTGCACGTGTTCCCGCACAACACCGCCGCCCGAGCGCTGTACGCGAAGCACGGCTTCGCGCAGACCGCCGTGCTCCGCCGCGCGTTCCCCCGCAGCACCGGCGAGCGCTGGGACGCGATCCGGATGACCAAGCCGCTCGAGCCAGTCTGA
- a CDS encoding class I SAM-dependent methyltransferase: MRAPNPWTVVPAADHARYLGPEGLDLRSTLDGLFQEAYLSAQPDRLLVVGCATGDGLEHVDPSVTGRVVGLDVNLQYLAIARQRFFHLGPRLELYCTDAETWRAPPGAFDLVHAALVLEYLHPEPLVRRIAGWLADGGACSIVLRLPGGEAPEPPSQALRLIERAARPVPPEELVRLFEHYGLPLRRQRVVQAPGGTSLWAGAFGRAEARAK, translated from the coding sequence ATGCGCGCTCCGAACCCGTGGACCGTGGTCCCCGCCGCCGACCACGCGCGATACCTGGGCCCGGAGGGCCTGGACCTCCGCTCGACGCTCGACGGCCTCTTCCAGGAGGCCTACCTCTCGGCCCAGCCCGACCGGCTGCTCGTGGTCGGCTGCGCCACCGGCGACGGCCTCGAGCACGTGGACCCATCGGTCACCGGGCGCGTGGTGGGCCTCGACGTCAACCTGCAGTACCTCGCCATCGCGCGGCAGCGCTTCTTCCACCTGGGCCCGCGCCTCGAGCTGTACTGCACCGACGCCGAGACCTGGCGCGCGCCGCCCGGCGCGTTCGACCTCGTCCACGCCGCGCTGGTGCTCGAGTACCTGCACCCGGAGCCGCTGGTGCGGCGCATCGCGGGCTGGCTGGCCGACGGCGGCGCCTGCTCCATCGTGCTGCGCCTGCCCGGCGGCGAGGCGCCCGAGCCGCCCTCGCAGGCGCTGCGCCTGATCGAGCGCGCCGCCCGGCCGGTCCCGCCCGAGGAGCTGGTGCGCCTGTTCGAGCACTACGGGCTGCCGCTCCGGCGGCAGCGCGTGGTCCAGGCGCCCGGCGGGACGAGCCTGTGGGCGGGGGCCTTCGGGCGCGCCGAGGCGCGCGCGAAATAA
- a CDS encoding PspC domain-containing protein has product MLCPYCRTETAPGATRCAACTSWLVGRPPFREWTRAREGRMIAGVARGLANRFGVPCAAIRLAFLLSVVLGGWGIVVYVALWIAMPEEPLLLPPHAPREDARPAPTGWTG; this is encoded by the coding sequence ATGCTCTGCCCGTACTGCCGCACCGAGACCGCGCCGGGCGCGACCCGCTGCGCCGCCTGCACGAGCTGGCTGGTGGGCCGCCCGCCCTTCCGCGAGTGGACCCGCGCCCGCGAGGGCAGGATGATCGCGGGCGTCGCGCGCGGGCTCGCCAACCGCTTCGGCGTCCCGTGCGCCGCGATCCGCCTCGCGTTCCTGCTCTCCGTCGTGCTCGGCGGCTGGGGGATCGTGGTCTACGTGGCGCTCTGGATCGCGATGCCCGAGGAGCCGCTCCTGCTCCCGCCGCACGCGCCGCGGGAGGACGCGCGCCCGGCGCCGACCGGCTGGACGGGCTGA
- a CDS encoding 4Fe-4S dicluster domain-containing protein, giving the protein MIDILKFRLGYGNQTVAFPDGPPRFPARFRGRPVVDPSRCEAGCAGCAGCAEACPTEAILDPGTATMRVDLGRCTFCGDCVTACPPGAIRFTGDHRLAARTREALVVSRDAPVLAEALDGELRRVLGRSLKLRQVSAGGCSGCEAELNASGNIQFDVGRFGVQFVASPRHADGLVITGPVTENMRLALRQTWEAVPAPRIVIAVGACAISGGPFAGSPVTCGGAAAALDGIPVDLYVPGCPPHPITFLDGILRLLGRLK; this is encoded by the coding sequence GTGATCGACATCCTGAAGTTCCGGCTCGGCTACGGGAACCAGACCGTGGCCTTCCCCGACGGCCCGCCCCGCTTCCCGGCGCGCTTCCGGGGGCGGCCGGTGGTGGATCCGTCGCGCTGCGAGGCCGGCTGCGCCGGCTGCGCCGGCTGCGCCGAGGCGTGCCCCACCGAGGCGATCCTCGACCCCGGCACCGCGACGATGCGGGTGGACCTGGGGCGCTGCACGTTCTGCGGCGACTGCGTCACCGCCTGCCCGCCGGGCGCGATCCGCTTCACCGGCGACCACCGCCTCGCCGCCCGCACCCGCGAGGCGCTGGTGGTGTCGCGCGACGCGCCGGTGCTCGCGGAGGCGCTCGACGGCGAGCTGCGGCGGGTGCTGGGCCGCTCGCTCAAGCTCCGGCAGGTCTCGGCGGGCGGCTGCAGCGGCTGCGAGGCGGAGCTGAACGCCTCCGGCAACATCCAGTTCGACGTGGGCCGCTTCGGCGTGCAGTTCGTCGCCTCGCCCCGCCACGCGGACGGCCTCGTGATCACCGGGCCCGTCACCGAGAACATGCGCCTCGCGCTGCGCCAGACCTGGGAGGCGGTGCCCGCGCCGCGGATCGTGATCGCGGTGGGCGCCTGCGCCATCTCCGGCGGCCCGTTCGCGGGCAGCCCGGTGACCTGCGGCGGCGCCGCGGCCGCGCTCGACGGGATCCCGGTGGACCTCTACGTCCCCGGGTGCCCGCCGCACCCGATCACGTTCCTCGACGGGATCCTGCGGCTGCTCGGGCGCCTGAAGTAG
- a CDS encoding nicotinate phosphoribosyltransferase — MSVPSQLYRPSLALLTDYYELTMAYAAWKSGAAAKQASFTLSFRSNPFHGGFTVAAGLEHAMDLVSHLRFSDEDLAWLATQAGADGAPLFEAGFLDALRTLEVDVDVDAVPEGTVVFPTEPLVRVTGPVIPCMLLETPLLAVVNFQTLVATKAARVCLAAGGDPVLEFGLRRAQGIDGGLAASRAAYVGGCAATSNTLAARLYGIPGKGTHAHSWVMLHAGEREAFLEYAKAMPANCVFLVDTYGSLDGIRNAVEVGRWLREHGHDLLGVRLDSGDLAWLSIQARRMLDEAGFPRAAVYASNELDEIIIQSLKDQGARIGVWGVGTRLVTGQDDGALGGVYKLGAVRASADARWEHRVKVSEQAAKTTIPGLLQVRRFSGPQGFLADVVYDELTGLPASPVMVDPLDPTRRRQLAEGTPAEDLLVPVFRGGRQVYRPPPLDAARARTQAQLARFHAGVKRFVNPHQFPVGLERELHDLRTELVLAARGAPI, encoded by the coding sequence ATGTCCGTCCCGTCCCAGCTCTACCGCCCCTCGCTCGCGCTGCTCACCGACTACTACGAGCTGACCATGGCGTACGCGGCCTGGAAGAGCGGCGCGGCGGCGAAGCAGGCGTCGTTCACGCTCTCGTTCCGGTCGAACCCGTTTCACGGTGGGTTCACGGTGGCGGCCGGGCTCGAGCACGCCATGGACCTCGTGTCCCACCTGCGCTTCTCCGACGAGGACCTCGCCTGGCTGGCCACGCAGGCCGGCGCGGACGGCGCGCCGCTGTTCGAGGCCGGGTTCCTGGACGCGCTCCGCACGCTCGAGGTGGACGTGGACGTGGACGCGGTGCCGGAGGGGACGGTGGTGTTCCCCACCGAGCCGCTGGTGCGCGTCACCGGGCCGGTGATCCCGTGCATGCTGCTCGAGACGCCGCTGCTCGCGGTGGTGAACTTCCAGACGCTCGTGGCCACCAAGGCCGCGCGGGTGTGCCTCGCGGCGGGAGGGGACCCGGTGCTCGAGTTCGGGCTGCGGCGGGCGCAGGGGATCGACGGCGGGCTGGCCGCGAGCCGCGCCGCGTACGTGGGCGGCTGCGCCGCCACCTCGAACACCCTGGCCGCGCGGCTCTACGGCATCCCGGGGAAGGGGACGCACGCGCACTCCTGGGTGATGCTGCACGCGGGCGAGCGCGAGGCCTTCCTGGAGTACGCGAAGGCGATGCCGGCGAACTGCGTGTTCCTGGTGGACACCTACGGCAGCCTGGACGGGATCCGGAACGCCGTCGAGGTGGGGCGCTGGCTGCGCGAGCACGGGCACGACCTGCTCGGCGTCCGCCTCGACTCCGGCGACCTCGCCTGGCTGTCGATCCAGGCGCGGCGCATGCTCGACGAGGCGGGCTTCCCGCGCGCGGCGGTGTACGCCTCGAACGAGCTCGACGAGATCATCATCCAGAGCCTGAAGGACCAGGGCGCGCGCATCGGGGTGTGGGGCGTCGGCACGCGGCTCGTCACCGGCCAGGACGACGGCGCGCTGGGCGGCGTGTACAAGCTGGGCGCGGTCCGCGCGTCGGCGGACGCGCGCTGGGAGCACCGGGTGAAGGTGTCGGAGCAGGCGGCGAAGACCACCATCCCGGGCCTGCTGCAGGTGCGCCGGTTCTCCGGCCCGCAGGGCTTCCTCGCGGACGTGGTCTACGACGAGCTCACCGGCCTCCCGGCGTCGCCGGTGATGGTGGACCCGCTCGATCCCACCCGCCGCCGCCAGCTCGCGGAGGGCACGCCGGCCGAGGACCTGCTCGTCCCGGTGTTCCGCGGCGGGCGGCAGGTGTACCGGCCGCCGCCGCTCGACGCGGCGCGCGCGCGCACCCAGGCGCAGCTCGCCCGCTTCCACGCGGGCGTGAAGCGCTTCGTGAACCCGCACCAGTTCCCGGTGGGCCTCGAGCGCGAGCTCCACGATCTCCGGACGGAGCTCGTGCTGGCGGCCCGCGGCGCGCCCATCTGA